Proteins found in one Triticum urartu cultivar G1812 chromosome 4, Tu2.1, whole genome shotgun sequence genomic segment:
- the LOC125552347 gene encoding uncharacterized protein LOC125552347 has protein sequence MSVDPPRRRPETNARLYIDPLSRSPPPPFLQIAVSVVSPDCCHRRLDRRRHGRRHTEDAAGIASAYGTAPPTCAAGTRLSIDPLSGSPPPSFLQIAVFVVSPDCCHRRLDHRRRARRHTEDAVGIASTYGTAAADVCRRDIEAKTAARLVHCALERVRWRQTEGRMGGRLEARPTVSVVAMEDEAIGDDEDHATAGGRVPSRLWGEADSAFVGAPMPSFSSSELSATHCYCCSMMSRWSGSELLCLTTLRTKYSRNTSTATPFWVVGVKGGKWSPKSRQIYTLRDGILRYIV, from the exons ATGTCTGtcgatccccctcgccgccgccccgagACCAACGCACGTCTCTACATCGATCCCCTCTCTAGATCGCCTCCTCCGCCGTTTCTCCAGATCGCAGTCTCCGTCGTTTCTCCGGATTGTTGCCACCGCCGTCTGGATCGCCGCCGCCACGGCCGCCGTCACACAGAAGACGCCGCCGGGATCGCGTCCGCGTACGGGACTGCGCCGCCGACGTGTGCTGCAGGGACACGTCTCTCCATCGATCCCCTCTCCGGATCGCCTCCTCCGTCGTTTCTCCAGATCGCCGTCTTCGTCGTTTCTCCGGATTGCTGCCACCGCCGTCTGGatcaccgccgccgcgcccgccgtCACACAGAAGACGCCGTCGGGATCGCGTCCACGTACGGGACCGCCGCCGCTGATGTGTGCCGCAGGGACATCGAAGCAAAGACTGCGGCGCGGCTGGTCCATTGCGCCCTCGAGCGAGTGCGGTGGAGACAAACTGAGGGGCGCATGGGAGGCAGACTGGAGGCACGGCCCACG GTTAGTGTTGTAGCTATGGAGGATGAGGCAATTGGAGATGATGAGGATCATGCAACGGCTGGCGGGCGTGTGCCCTCTCGGCTTTGGGGCGAAGCAG ACTCCGCCTTTGTGGGTGCACCTATGCCCTCTTTCTCAAGTAGTGAATTGAGTGCTACACATTGCTATTGCTGCAGTATGATGTCAAGGTGGAGTGGCTCAGAGCTCCTGTGTTTGACAACTCTGAGAACAAAGTACAGTCGTAACACATCGACGGCTACGCCTTTTTGGGTTGTTGG TGTGAAAGGAGGAAAATGGTCGCCGAAAAGCAGGCAGATCTACACCTTGAGAGATGGCATTTTGCGGTACATTGTTTAG
- the LOC125552348 gene encoding uncharacterized protein LOC125552348: MGFFTRSTSKQTAKLKSLVKLAVARLAVVRRPRLGRRSIARGDVAQLLSIGHLDRALARAEQVMEEDSVLEALDIIEHYCKVLVEHSAQLEKPKECGEDIKAAAAGLIFASARCGELPELLDARAILASKFGREFERAAKEGSQAVVNPTLVQRLSGEKASAEQQRRLAREIAAENGILLDFPDGPGEVHQSKQNEQPKKVPAPVPAEKPVEQLEVKTETSEAQRRQRLADDDMSRSNLARQRAEEKASRESKKYDDVRMAAEAAFESASFAAMAARAAVELSRTESQGKGPRGGGRGHDKVHPLQSSGATERETRPPGRPQKPPSPSPSPSWSDKSTVSSVWSDAPARDPPSPPKGKSIVFDRSDGEDDDVVEDLVWTPQLRRPPHNRRTASAMGMDGVGGNGNTRAEFQDSVPNGSGEARPAHRRHAGGGARREAPEQAGQYRAPPYRRSPAAGAGGNAEAYESSAFVARAPYARITSALEGGNEHIARHEEVRRMGTDARVLQEQVYGAAAPGPGRAPLTPDRRAISVRTRR; encoded by the exons ATGGGGTTCTTCACCAGGAGCACCTCCAAGCAGACCGCCAAGCTCAAGTCCCTCGTCAAGCTCGCCGTCGCGCGCCTCGCCGTCGTCCGCCGGCCCCGCCTCGGCCGCCGCTCCATTGCGCGCGGCGACGTCGCGCAGCTCCTCTCCATTGGCCACCTCGACCGCGCTCTCGCCCGG GCGGAGCAGGTCATGGAGGAGGACAGCGTGCTGGAGGCGCTGGACATCATCGAGCACTACTGCAAGGTCCTCGTCGAGCACTCCGCCCAGCTGGAGAAGCCCAA AGAGTGCGGCGAGGACatcaaggcggcggcggcggggctgatTTTCGCGTCGGCGCGCTGCGGCGAGCTGCCGGAGCTGCTGGACGCGCGCGCCATCCTGGCAAGCAAGTTCGGCCGGGAATTCGAGCGGGCGGCCAAGGAGGGCTCCCAGGCTGTCGTCAATCCCACG TTAGTGCAGAGGTTATCGGGCGAGAAGGCGAGCGCGGAGCAGCAGAGGAGGTTGGCCAGGGAGATCGCCGCCGAGAACGGCATCTTGCTCGACTTCCCCGACGGCCCAGGAGAGGTCCATCAG AGTAAACAGAATGAACAACCCAAGAAGGTGCCGGCGCCGGTGCCGGCCGAGAAACCTGTCGAACAGCTTGAGGTCAAGACCGAAACTTCCGAG GCGCAGAGGAGGCAGAGGCTTGCTGATGATGACATGAGCCGGTCGAACCTTGCCCGTCAGAGAGCAGAGGAGAAGGCGTCGAGGGAATCCAAGAAGTACGACGATGTCAGGATGGCGGCGGAGGCAGCGTTCGAGTCAGCGTCGTTCGCTGCCATGGCCGCCCGGGCGGCCGTGGAGCTGTCCCGGACGGAGTCGCAGGGGAAGGGGCCGAGAGGCGGCGGCCGCGGGCACGATAAGGTCCATCCTTTGCAGAGTTCTGGAGCAACCGAGCGGGAGACACGGCCGCCGGGGAGGCCCCAGAAGCCGCCGTctccgtcgccgtcgccgtcgtggAGCGACAAGAGCACGGTGTCCTCGGTATGGTCGGACGCACCAGCACGAGACCCGCCATCACCGCCGAAGGGGAAGAGCATTGTGTTCGACCGGAGCGACGGGGAGGACGACGATGTCGTGGAGGACCTCGTCTGGACTCCGCAGCTGCGCCGGCCTCCCCACAACAGGAGAACGGCCTCCGCAATGGGCATGGACGGCGTCGGCGGCAACGGCAACACGCGCGCGGAGTTCCAGGACAGCGTGCCCAACGGCTCAGGAGAAGCGCGGCCGGCGCACAGGAGGCACGCCGGCGGGGGCGCGCGCCGCGAGGCCCCGGAGCAGGCCGGCCAGTACAGAGCCCCTCCGTACAGGAGGAGCCCCGCGGCCGGCGCAGGCGGCAACGCCGAGGCGTACGAGAGCTCGGCGTTCGTGGCCCGCGCGCCGTACGCGAGGATCACGTCGGCGCTGGAGGGCGGCAACGAGCACATCGCGCGGCACGAGGAGGTGCGCAGGATGGGCACCGACGCGCGGGTGCTCCAGGAGCAGGTGTACGGCGCCGCCGCGCCCGGGCCGGGGCGCGCGCCCCTGACGCCGGACAGGAGGGCCATCTCGGTGCGCACCAGGAGATGA